CTCTGAGTATGCACGGCAGCAACTCAGGATTACCAGATTGTGATGCTGATGCATAATATATGAATGCTTATCATAGTTATAAGTATTTCATTTTCCTGTTGTAATGCTTGGACATGTTTAAGCATCCAAAGAGGCATAAGCAAGCAGCacctcattttcttccaatagtGACATGTCCAACTCTTTTAGGATAAGATGTGCATATATTCCATTACCATCTTCCATGTCTATCAATACCAAAATGTTGGCATTTTGCTCTGGAATGATTGCTGGGTATACCAGCGAAGGTGTTCCCCAGCCAAAATCAACACCATAAAATGGAAACCTACACCAGCTTGAGCACCCGTAGCAGTCAGAGTTGATTGTTTCAATTGCTGCTGTCTGCGATGCTGAATGGGATGCTTTTAGCTTACTAGGAATGGCATTGATGTTTTCTGTGCACTCCTTGCGCAATTTTGTTTTGCCTTCCCTCAGTTTATTAACTAACTCTGGTAATTTAACTTCAGCATTGTTGTCAACTGATGTCAGGAAAGAGGTGACAAAATTCCCAACTGAATTTTGTGGAAGTGGAGGGACAATTATTTGTCGAAAATTCACAGCATTAAAGAAGATTGATGGGCGGATGTGTGATCCCGAGTTTGCCTTTGATGCTGCAGACATAAAACAACTGTAAAGTAGGGCTGACACAACTTCAAACCGAGTAGGGTTTTCTACTCCTGAGTTAAGAGCAGCAGCCTTGAGTTCTCCAATTTTAGAAGCATGGAACGCCAATATCCTTTTCGCGTACTTCCCTTGATCCGGCTTAGGAGGAAATGGGTGTCGATATTGCTGACCGTCAACAGGGGGGAATAGAGAAGCTCCGTGAAGATGAGGAGATGGGATGTCACTCGTTTGACGAGCTATTGCTGCCCAATCATTCATGAAAGTTGATACGCTGGATGCATCAGCAATCCTGTGATTTATAGACACACTCAATACTATGCCTCCAC
Above is a genomic segment from Coffea eugenioides isolate CCC68of chromosome 5, Ceug_1.0, whole genome shotgun sequence containing:
- the LOC113771069 gene encoding deacetylvindoline O-acetyltransferase-like; this translates as MDASLQFEIISETVIKPSSPTPPPLRYHKLSSVDQAMPPNYRIRLAFFYANIKGTRWLANEISQLLKSSLSKALAQYYPFAGRLMKNGYMIDCNDMGAQFTEGRINSRVAEIRNQLSSSSEKVQDLIFARSLFSGPASANHRSLVFVQLSSFNCGGIVLSVSINHRIADASSVSTFMNDWAAIARQTSDIPSPHLHGASLFPPVDGQQYRHPFPPKPDQGKYAKRILAFHASKIGELKAAALNSGVENPTRFEVVSALLYSCFMSAASKANSGSHIRPSIFFNAVNFRQIIVPPLPQNSVGNFVTSFLTSVDNNAEVKLPELVNKLREGKTKLRKECTENINAIPSKLKASHSASQTAAIETINSDCYGCSSWCRFPFYGVDFGWGTPSLVYPAIIPEQNANILVLIDMEDGNGIYAHLILKELDMSLLEENEVLLAYASLDA